The following are from one region of the Hyphomicrobium album genome:
- a CDS encoding Do family serine endopeptidase: MPTTPSRLSIKTAALAAAAAILLAPTVAPAQDRLAPPSRDALQYSYSPIVKKATPAVVNVYVRSRVRTAVSPFANDPFFQRFFGGRGGFGLPQERIQSSLGSGVIISPDGVIVTNTHVVKGGTDTQIRVALSDKREYDARIVSQDERSDLAVLKIEKGGNDFPFLQFADSDKLEVGDLVLAIGNPFGVGQTVTSGIISALARTEMAQSDTQVFLQTDAAINPGNSGGALVDMNGKLVGINTMIFSQSGGSVGIGFAIPSNLVRFYADNAVAGRKVERPWLGAQMETVTREMASTLGLERVSGAVITRLTNNGPATKAGMQLGDVIVNVDGFEVGDSHSVLYRLTTRGVGNKTKLDVIRNRKHVALEVALLPAPKPGKDDVRNLSGNHPFDGARVSNILPSVADELNLDETDGVVIVTVRSGGVASRLDFQPGDIIVQIGDNKITDVIMLDEITRTPQRMWSVTIKRNGRLMKLQMSG; this comes from the coding sequence ATGCCGACGACACCCTCCCGTCTCAGCATCAAGACCGCTGCCCTGGCGGCGGCCGCGGCTATCCTTCTCGCGCCGACCGTTGCGCCAGCCCAGGATCGCCTGGCGCCTCCGTCGCGCGATGCGCTGCAGTACTCGTATTCGCCGATCGTGAAGAAGGCGACGCCGGCGGTGGTGAACGTCTACGTGCGCTCGCGCGTGCGTACGGCCGTGTCACCGTTCGCCAACGATCCATTCTTCCAGCGCTTCTTCGGCGGTCGCGGCGGCTTCGGCCTGCCGCAAGAACGCATCCAATCGTCGCTGGGCTCGGGCGTCATCATCAGTCCCGACGGCGTGATCGTCACCAATACCCACGTCGTGAAGGGCGGCACCGACACCCAGATCCGCGTGGCGCTCTCCGACAAGCGCGAGTACGACGCGCGCATCGTCTCGCAGGACGAGCGCTCCGATCTCGCCGTGCTCAAGATCGAGAAGGGCGGCAACGACTTTCCTTTCCTGCAGTTCGCCGACAGCGACAAGCTCGAGGTCGGCGACCTGGTGCTCGCGATCGGCAACCCGTTCGGCGTCGGGCAGACGGTGACGAGCGGCATCATCTCGGCGCTCGCGCGCACGGAGATGGCCCAGTCCGACACGCAGGTGTTCCTGCAGACCGATGCGGCGATCAACCCCGGCAACTCGGGCGGCGCGCTCGTCGACATGAACGGCAAGCTCGTCGGCATCAACACCATGATCTTCTCGCAATCGGGCGGCTCGGTCGGCATCGGCTTCGCCATCCCGTCGAACCTCGTGCGCTTCTACGCCGATAATGCCGTCGCCGGCCGCAAGGTCGAACGGCCTTGGCTCGGTGCCCAGATGGAGACCGTCACCCGCGAGATGGCATCGACGCTGGGGCTCGAACGGGTTTCCGGCGCGGTCATCACCCGGCTTACCAACAACGGTCCCGCGACAAAGGCCGGCATGCAGCTCGGCGACGTCATCGTGAACGTCGACGGCTTCGAGGTCGGGGACTCGCATTCGGTGCTCTACCGGCTGACCACCCGCGGCGTCGGCAACAAGACCAAGCTGGACGTGATCCGCAATCGCAAGCATGTCGCGCTCGAAGTGGCGCTTCTGCCCGCGCCCAAGCCCGGCAAGGACGACGTCCGCAACCTGTCCGGCAATCATCCGTTCGACGGCGCGCGCGTCTCCAACATCCTCCCCAGCGTCGCGGACGAGCTCAATCTCGACGAGACCGACGGCGTCGTCATCGTCACCGTGCGCTCCGGCGGCGTCGCCTCGCGGCTCGACTTCCAGCCCGGCGATATCATCGTGCAAATCGGCGACAACAAGATCACCGACGTCATCATGCTGGACGAGATCACGCGCACGCCGCAACGCATGTGGAGCGTCACCATCAAGCGGAATGGCCGCCTGATGAAACTGCAAATGTCGGGTTGA